In Pseudomonas oryzicola, the sequence ATTGTGCCTGGGCTTTTTCCCCGCGTTGCCGTCGGTCGGATGGCTGGTGCTGCTGGCAATTGGCGCTGGCGTCTGCCTGTTCACCCGCCTGTGGCCGCCGGGTTGCTTCCTGCTGGGCCTGTGCTGGGCGCTTGGCTCGGCGCAGGCGGCCCTGGATGATCGCCTGGCGCCAGGGCTGGAGGGCCGTACCTTGTGGCTGGAGGGCCGGGTGGTTGGCCTGCCGACCCGCACGGCGCAGGGGGTGCGCTTCGAGCTGCAAGGGGCCCGTTCGCGGCGGGCCGAACTGCCGCAGCGCCTGCAGTTGAGCTGGTTCGACGGGCCACCGCTGCGCGCGGGGGAGCAGTGGCGGCTGGCGGTGACCTTGCAGCGCCCGGCCGGGTTGCTCAACCCACATGGGCCGGACCTGGAAGCCCAATTGCTGGCGCGGCGGATCGGTGCCACCGGCTCGGTCAAGGCCGGGCAACTGCTGGCGCCGGTTGCCGGGGGCTGGCGTGACCGCCTGCGCCAGCGCCTGCTGGCGGTCGACGCCCATGGTCGCCAGGCCGCCTTGGTAGCCTTGGTGCTCGGCGACGGCACGGGCCTGGCGCGGCAGGACTGGCAGACGCTGCAGGCTACCGGTACGGTGCACCTGCTGGTGATTTCCGGCCAGCACATCGGCCTGGTCGCTGGCTTGCTGTATGGCCTGGTCGCTGGGCTGGCGCGTTGGGGGCTGTGGCCGGCACGGCTGCCCTGGTTGCCCTGGGCGTGTGGTCTGGCCATGACGGCGGCGCTGGCCTACGGCTGGCTGGCCGGTGCCGGTGTCCCGGTGCAGCGTGCCTGCCTGATGCTCGCCGTGGTGCTGCTCTGGCGCCTGCGCTTTCGTCATCTTGGCGCGACCTTGCCGCTGCTGCTGGCGCTGATTGCCGTGCTGCTGGTTGAGCCGCTGGCGGCGCTGCTGCCCGGTTTCTGGCTGTCGTTTGCGGCGGTGGCCACGCTTGTCTATTGCTTCAGCGCGCGGCTGGGCGGCTGGCGCCCATGGCAGGCCTGGACGCGGGCGCAATGGGTGATCGCCATCGGTTTGCTGCCCGTGCTGCTGGCCACCGGCTTGCCGGTGAGCCTGAGCGCACCGCTGGCCAACCTCGTGGCGGTGCCCTGGGTCAGCGTGGCGGTACTGCCGTTGGCGTTGCTGGGTACGGTGCTGCTGCCGCTGGGCGGGGTAGGCGAGGCACTGTTGTGGTTGGCGGGTGGTTTGCTCGACGGGTTGTTCCGGCTGCTGGCGCTGGTGGCGCAGCAGCGCCCGGCGTGGCTGCCGCCAGCCCTGCCGTGGTGGGCCTGGCTGCTGGTCTGCCTGGGCTCGTGGCTATTGCTGCTGCCCCGTGGGGTGCCGCTGCGTGGCCTGGGTGGGGTCATGCTGCTGGCACTTTGGGTGCCCAAGGCAACAGTGCCGTTCGGGCAAGTCGAGGTCTGGCAGCTGGATGTCGGCCAGGGCCTGGCGGTGCTGTTGCGTACGCGGCATCACGACCTGCTGTACGACGCCGGGCCGGCCAGGGGCGACACCGACCTGGGCGAACGGGTGGTGCTGCCGACCCTGCGCAAGCTGGGGGTGCGCCGCCTGGACCTGCTGCTGGTCAGCCACGCCCACGCCGACCATGCCGGCGGTGCCGTGGCCATACAGCGTGGCTTGCCGGTCCGGCGGGCCATTGGTGGGGAAGCGCTGGAAAATCTTCACCTACAGCCGTGCGCCAGTGGTGAGCAATGGCAATGGGATGGTGTGCATTTTTCGCTATGGCGCTGGGCTGACGGGCAAAGCAGCAATGACCGGTCCTGCGTGTTGCGGGTCGAGGCGCAGGGCGAGCG encodes:
- a CDS encoding DNA internalization-related competence protein ComEC/Rec2; translation: MRTGMFALALGLLCLGFFPALPSVGWLVLLAIGAGVCLFTRLWPPGCFLLGLCWALGSAQAALDDRLAPGLEGRTLWLEGRVVGLPTRTAQGVRFELQGARSRRAELPQRLQLSWFDGPPLRAGEQWRLAVTLQRPAGLLNPHGPDLEAQLLARRIGATGSVKAGQLLAPVAGGWRDRLRQRLLAVDAHGRQAALVALVLGDGTGLARQDWQTLQATGTVHLLVISGQHIGLVAGLLYGLVAGLARWGLWPARLPWLPWACGLAMTAALAYGWLAGAGVPVQRACLMLAVVLLWRLRFRHLGATLPLLLALIAVLLVEPLAALLPGFWLSFAAVATLVYCFSARLGGWRPWQAWTRAQWVIAIGLLPVLLATGLPVSLSAPLANLVAVPWVSVAVLPLALLGTVLLPLGGVGEALLWLAGGLLDGLFRLLALVAQQRPAWLPPALPWWAWLLVCLGSWLLLLPRGVPLRGLGGVMLLALWVPKATVPFGQVEVWQLDVGQGLAVLLRTRHHDLLYDAGPARGDTDLGERVVLPTLRKLGVRRLDLLLVSHAHADHAGGAVAIQRGLPVRRAIGGEALENLHLQPCASGEQWQWDGVHFSLWRWADGQSSNDRSCVLRVEAQGERLLLAGDMEAAAEQAWLAATDTPRIDWLQAPHHGSRSSSTEAFIRATAPRGVLISRGRNNSFGHPHAQVVERYRRHGVMMHDTAVEGALRLVLGRQGAVESVREQRRFWRDSAR